One Candidatus Goldiibacteriota bacterium DNA segment encodes these proteins:
- the fliJ gene encoding flagellar export protein FliJ, with protein sequence MKKFSFRLETVLKVKERKEEELKRQLMHITGLKIEQEKILQETKNKRSQKIKEKNLENEGSLNVARLIYFEQHLNMLLLKIDQTENKIKDLEKQADIKRKEVVEASRERKTFEKLKERDFKLFKQAVLYNEQKDLDEIAITKFNRKEQHTV encoded by the coding sequence ATGAAAAAATTCAGCTTCAGGCTTGAAACTGTTTTAAAGGTAAAAGAGAGAAAAGAAGAAGAATTAAAGCGCCAGCTTATGCACATCACCGGGCTTAAAATAGAACAGGAAAAGATTCTTCAGGAAACAAAAAATAAAAGGTCGCAGAAAATAAAAGAAAAGAATCTTGAAAATGAAGGTTCTTTAAATGTTGCCAGGCTTATATATTTTGAACAGCATTTAAATATGCTTCTTTTAAAGATAGACCAGACAGAAAATAAAATTAAAGATTTGGAAAAACAGGCCGATATAAAACGTAAGGAAGTGGTAGAGGCAAGCAGGGAAAGAAAGACCTTTGAAAAGTTAAAAGAACGTGATTTTAAGCTGTTTAAACAGGCGGTTCTTTACAATGAACAGAAAGACCTGGATGAAATAGCAATAACCAAGTTTAACAGGAAAGAACAGCACACGGTTTAG